The following is a genomic window from Drosophila busckii strain San Diego stock center, stock number 13000-0081.31 chromosome 2L, ASM1175060v1, whole genome shotgun sequence.
TACAGAGCAGGGCTGTGCCCCCAACGCTGATTTGAGAGATTTCAAGCTACGCTCTCTAGAGATTTCTATGGCTACATTGGCTTAGATTTCACTACTGAAATTTCTGGAATTCTTATAAATTATGCTCTACTTCTTATTGTATTCCATATTTCACTGTATTTCAATCTAAGCGCACTTTGAAGTTCACTGGCAActctcaatttaatttgaagagCAGACGCGCCGCTAATTCACGCTTGGCATCATCGAAGTGGAGGACACTAGAGGCagtcaaattattattagtattttcTTTAAAAGTGCTTCCGTGTCGCCAGTCACTTCATCCCCCATAGAgaggtggtggtggtgcgCTCTTGTTTAATTAAGTCAGCTGGCTATGGCAAGGCCGAGGTCGTTGGCAAGTTGGGAATTTTGTGGGCTGGCTTGGGTTGCTTGATTGCCACTCAACTGGGGATTTAAAATATGCGACAAAAGCAATCCAAGGGTAGACTAGATCGTAAGCTGTCGAGCCAGAGCCACTTAAACCAACAAcacgtgttgttgttgtttattattttgtttgctgctgctgctgctataacCGCAATTTTGGTTTGCCGCTCACCTTTAGATAGTTGTTCAAATATGTCAACAATGAACGACGACAGCAAAAATTTGCCAGACTGACGCAATTTATGGGCCCCAgttgacattttgttgcaataacccgcagcagcagcagcaaacttgcAGCCAGAAGGAAGCAGcatgttttcatattttgtcaGCATCTTGGAGCCCCAGCCCGTCGCCCGTGCTTATCTAGCcgcagtaaaaataaatggaaaattgttgcaaaaaaatgtgctctgaatttttttttgttctagGCTGCCTTGCTTATTGTTTAGAGACAGTGCAGTGTGCGCTAAGGGGGCGTGGCAAACATGTGTTTGGGTTGAGCGCAATTTGCTTCTTCAAGATGCGAGTGCAGCGAGCGCTGCAAGTTTGTAGGTCAGCCAAATATGCCAtgtcatgcacacacacacaaacacacacacacacacatgtgagttGTTGTTGAGTGAAAAATATTGTATGCGAGCAAAGTTAATGTGTGTTTACGCTTACATTTGGCTTTGCTCGCTGTAAACTGTAAACATGTAATTTTCAACAGCAGTGACTTGGCCCAGGTGCAGCTAGCTCCCTCTACcatttgctctctctctctcttaacaAAGCTACTTGAGTTGCAGTGGCTAGTTGGGGGGTCGGGGCTCAGCAAGTTGAGCGTGTGACAAATGACAAACATTTAACTGCAAATTGGCACGTGTTGCAGGTTTTAACATTCGCATTGACCAGCGCAGCAACCAAACGTCAAATCGTTGCTCAATGCGTCACCAGCTGAGCTAGCGAAATAGATAAACAATTCTGTAGCTAGTACTACTCATGAGTTGCACTCGAGTACATCAGGAAATAGAACAATCCATAGAGACGTTCAATTGGAATACATAGAAGTAGAATATAAAAAGACATACGGCAATATATAATGAATTAGACTATAGCCCGGGCTAGCTATTGTACCAACAATTACTCGATtggcataaaagaaaaatattctTAGCCTTTAACTAAATCCCCGAAACTCGACGTTAGCTTAAgctcaacttttgtttaagctttttgttgcctacttttcagCGCTTATAATATGCTcaacaaatattgttaaatgcaaaataaaacacagcTTCTACGTTATTAAAAGCGATAATAAACTTACTCCCTCTATCCGTATAATATTATagttttgtacatttttttattttttttaaataattgtaagtCGCACTTTCCAATTGTTAAACTTCCGGTTAAGTTCAGAATACCCTGAAcgattaaatatattaatttaaaaaaaaaacttactaAAATCGTAGAAAAATTGAGCTCTTATTGGAAGCTTAAAAAACGTTGTGctctatatatagatatagttTGAAAGATGCTTTTAGTTTGAAAGATCTCAGACCAATCGTAGAATGAGCTGAATTTAAAGCGATTTTAATGATTGGAATGATTTAGTTGTGGCAACTTAGatttaacttatatttttttttttattattacaatattttattatatcttTATACTACAAATGAGCCTTTTATATCTGCTAAACTCGTCTCGTAGTTCTCGTAGCTCCgtttatcaaatatatttaaataaagcaactttATAGTTGAGttaactttaataaatcaaataaatattaaggtAATACTTATGCCAGCTGCTAAGAATTTTCGACTATATATCGATGCATTTCTGCGAAAGTATCGTAtgtcaaaaatcaaatttaacagGAGAGCGTTAataatgatttatttctgGTGTAGCCTTGAACAATATCAAGGAAGTAAATCATTGTATCTTTATAACTATAGAGAATATCATTCTAATATTTATCCAGATTATAAGAGATGGGATTTAAAATGGATTTAAAACatgtttgcataaaaatctcaatttcaataaaaagcgtCTTACGATATTTTCGCGGAAATGCGTCGATATATAAACGACTATATCTCTTTTTTCGTCGCGTCTATTGAGCTGCTGAGCATAAAATAGTGAACGCTTTAAAATGCGCACAGAGTGGCGGCCACTTGACTTATTCGCTTGCTACTTGAAGTacgcattttgttgcttagcgaCGTGGCGCGTCCAAAGTGTTGGGACACCTTGGTGAGCGAGCGCTAGAGTGAGCGACGTGGCAAGCTCAATTGCCAACTCGTGGCAAGTGTCTAATGGTACGCGGACACGCCCACAAAGGCAGAAAAAgcattgaaaatgcaaaaataaatgcgctgcgataaaatgcaaaaacaataagaacaacgaaacagcaacaacaacaacaacaacaataaatgtaatataaaGCAGAAGAGGTAGAAAGCGAGcttggggggtggggggtggtgggGCGACAACTTCATTACGCGTGATTTAAGGACAATTGTTGCCGACACCTAACAGCGGcaacttttggccaaaaaatttatatgttgcTTGGTTGGGTGGGGGGGAGGCAACTGTCGCAGGAAGTTTGCTTGTGCGTCACATGCCACGCCCTAAAGCGGGGAGCGGGCGGGCAACAACTTGGCTTggtgcgttttatttatttaaacgcatttgtgtaaattatcattttaaattgctggcACAGTGAGCAGCAGGGCGTGCCACATGcaacgagagagcgagagagagagagtcgaaagtaatatataaataaatgaatgttgCTTATGCCAACGACGCGTCTGTCTCAGTTCAGTCAACCTGCCAAGCCACACACCCCACCCCAGCCCCCACCCAACGCACCACCTCGCACTTCGGCTCAGGCTCATTTTACTTACTTTACAATGACATTTGCAATGTAATTTAATGAGTCACAATCTTGTTCTCAAACTGCCTGACACTTTCCTAAACAACAGAGCAAGATGAATGCGTAAGaagaggaagcagcagcagcagcagcagaaaaggTAAAGCTTACATAATCATAATGTTAGCAACTGTCGACTTTCCTTTTTTTAGTTTCTGCTgaccagcaaaaaaaatgatgATTTGCTTTCTCACTTGCActcagtttcttttttttaagttaatttgcGCTCGGCCACTTCACATGTGAGCAGCAGAAATTTTTGCGCACGAGCGCAGGCCTTGCGCCaatttgtggcacacacagagtgagagcgagctgGGGGACTGGCGCTGGCTCAAGAGCAAGTCCTTGGCCTGTGGTCGGTCATGAATGCCAAGTAAGAGCAGCGACAAGCTAAAGGAGTCGCCTCGCAACTAAATCACTTGAGCGGGCAGCGCGGCGTGCCAACTGCCATTTTGATTTAGCAAAAGACGCAAAAAGCTGCAAGAGAGTGAGCGCCGCACTCGATTTGGGGCACGCAGCAagtgatatatatatatatattttttttttgcttggaCCGCACAATTTGTCTTACTTCTGGGCCACTGAAAAATTGGCTGCTACTTTGGCGGGTtgcacgacgacgacgacgacgttgcAGCCATGTCacgtcagcagcaacacgtCAAGGTGAGCTCTCAAGCAAAGTTCTCTACTGGCcaaaatgatgatgatgatgtcaCCAACCTGTACGCCTAAtgatgactgactgactgacgaaCGAACGAACTCTAAGTAAATTGTATTGATGCATTATCTTACGCTACAGTTTCGTAGCCTTTACTTATTTGAGACGCTGAAAAATTTACATagtgtaaatttaataaaaaaaaatatttcatatatcaaagaaatatttcaatttctcGCCTATAGATAAATCCAACAAGCTAAAAAGATGTTAGGGCTctgttaatttaatattatttatacaatttacttattgtttaaacagacagattttaaataaaaaatagagagcaaaaataaaaaaaaattgcattttttcttactcaaagctttgcattcaaatcaaaggcaaaataaactgctcaatatatttataataactttttgttaGTTCTCTACTTAAGAGCACTTCCAAtacattaaaatcaaagtattaaaaataaaatatgtatgttaattaatatactCAACTTACACCtatagttaaatttttaaaagaaaaaaataaaaaataataaaaaaaaatataaaaaaatattttttttttgaattatttttttaaaaatataaaaataaatagaaattcagtttgttttatgtttataaaatgaaatatatttttttatattttttgctaaataaataaatagaaaaaaatattaaaaaaataattagtaaaataatatatttttttaatattttttatatatatatatataaatatattaattaataaaagaatatatttttttaatatttttttctatttatttatttattatttattttttttttatcaaaaatgtaACTATAGGTGTAAGTTGAGTAACAAACCTTATCGCTAATATAAGAGGCAACTAACTCAAGGGCTCTAAGCCAGGGTAACGATTTGCTTCAGCCTTTTGCTTTTCGGTCATACTAAAGTATTGAATTCTGGAGtatcaaatgaaaaatacttCCTTTGTCGATATAAAAGTcaactgaatttaaaaatacaaaagcagccCAAAGATCTTACCGCTGTTTAAGTCGCAGACaaaactataactataatGCGAAGCTTAGACGCGCGTACTTAATGAGCTTTTAATAAAAGTCAAGTCTGCAACTTGTTAAATGCTcacgcatacacacgcacgcaaTAGAAGCTcactctgtctgtgtgtgtgtgtgtgtgtgtgtgcatttgagCGCAAAACTTATTTCTGTCAcggaaattaaatttgcttgctgctgggGGTctctgaagctgaagctgagaaAGGCCTTCAAGCCTCTAACTCAACGTTGTGAAGCTCTTTGCCTAAATCATGCCcgacagccaaagcaaaagcacggtcatggccaaaaaaaaatataaaaacaacactaACAAGtcgccacccacccacaaaaACTTGCAAAGAAAACTTCGAGTCcttgccgctctctctctctctcgctctgtgcgTGTTGCTTGTCTTCGCTGCTAAGGCGACAATTATACGCTTTTAATCTCTTTTGAACGTCGCAAACGTGctcaaaattttcaaaatctCAGCCCCACCCAccgcccaacagcagcagcagccaatttcGGGCGCCACGTTGAacgctttaaaaacaaaatctattGAGTAATGCTGTCAAAATGAAGAGAAATTCAACACGTTTAGTGAGCCAAAGGCTTAAAGTAAGTTTTAACTATTTCCAGCTAAACTAAACGTTTGACTAACaagttacaaatattaaacaaatggtCCAATAGTCagcgtttattattttgcatttatttatgtatttgctCAATTGTGTTCGAGttgcaatcaaaaataaaattcataaatgaaattcaatgtAACTTTTCTTTATTGATAACTTGTTTTCAGCATTTATAAATTCCaagaatttcaaaaatgtaaactgcgctttttcttttcatttaaacgtttttaaatttgccacatttttattaaaaatattttgaactttatatatttttttattgctttgtcatagctgcaataaatatattgaagcTTGATTTTAACTCacatttaatatgtaaattttagtgtttttaatttatatttatttattggttTCATAcgatttaaatgcttaagtaAGAAACTGTATCTGAACTTAAGGTACCACATTTTTTTTGAACGTTACTGTACATtgcaatttttctttaaatgttgcaaaaattatttagcaaacttTTTCTATGGCTTGCCCAGTTCTGCGATTTGTTTGGCAGCAGGAAACTAATTATGGCTCTGCTGGGGCTAATACAGTTATTGAGCCAAGCTAATAATGCGTATGAATCTGGGCACAAAAGCTTAACAAGTCAATGCGCATTAGTTGCACAAAATCTGACTGGAAAAATTGGTTCAGGTTGAGGCTGTGCGAGTGGCTCGACTGAGGCTGCAACACAATTGTGTTGACAGTCGCGGCAATGTGATGCTGCCCAACAAACAAACCACGAAAACAAGGCCGCAACAAAACTGGCGGCAACAATGGACGAGCGAGAGCAGCGGGCGGTAAAGCGGTAAGCGGCCATCAACGGAGTTCGAAATGCGAAAATCAGGCAACAAATATCTACCACAACAATCGGGTGCAGGGGCGCGAGGGGCACAACAACAGTAATGACAATCGACAACAATTACAATCAAAAAAGAGCTCAGTGCAGtgcaaaatgccaacaacaacaacaacagcaacaaatgcagcgcCCAAGCCTATAATTACCTTTTGGCTTGAACTGTTGGTGGGTGGGGGGCTGGGGTTGGGGTGAATTTTTGTTGCGGCAGCAACTGCCACAACATTGTAATTTTGATGTGTTGGCCACACAGTGGCGTATGGCGattggtgggtgggtgggtggtgctgcGTTTGGGGGTTAACTACAAATTGCAACAGTTTGTGGGTGGTGGGCGTTGCGCGCATAGCTAAAATATTCGCAAACATGACAGGTCAAAAAGTTGATTGcctcatttatttttcaattacaacATTTATGCCgtcaacaacaatcacaacaacaacagcaacaatttgtgctcataaaaagcaatgcgagactaattaaaaaattcaatgaatAAATGGAAAATCACAAAACTCATTAGTCGAATGCCAAATGACAaggcacagcagcaatcacaacaaatacagcaacacgcaaaaaataaaaacaacaacaacattaacattaacaacaggcagcagcattaaatgcaataataatgaGCAACGAAACCAAAACGAAATCAAATGACCCGCTATAACAACAACGATAAtgatagcaacaataacaacaaggaTAATAAACAGTAATGTAGCCAAAGCCTAATTGATAGCTCGACAGGCGTGGACTTGTCTATTTAcctaactatttatttataaatgaagctaaagctaaaaaagtgaaactcaattaaatagcaaatagttAGATCAACTAACAATTTAGTAGCTACATTTAATTCAAAGCTTTAAGCTGTGGTAAAAAAATAGGCAAAGcattagcttaaatataattaggctgcaatatataaataaatgtaattgtgGCTGTTCATATGGCATTGCATTAATAAAGCAATGATAGCAGCTGTTTGTAAgccttaaaataataatatcaaagCACACTGTGCATAGAAAGAAATAATCAGTTTGCAGTCAATGTGCTGCCTACAACAAAGAGCAATGACAAACGGTAAAAGAATTGAGCACTTACCATGTGAATACGGGAGAGCGCATCAAATGAGAGcacaaataagaaaaaaaaatttgctccTTTGCGAAGTGCACTAAACATGAGCGAATATGGAATTAATATTGACACACGCGGACAATGAGAGACGAAGAGAGCGCGAGAATACAGCGACGGGCGACAGAAAAAAAGTATAAGACGCCCGCGTCAATGAGAgcggcagagagagagcgagaatgcagcgacggcgacgcaacgaaaattataaaagcaaccAACAGCTTCGGCTTACTTTGATTTTCACGCTgcacatttataatatatttatgcacttttttattattatataaacaataacattgcattgcaatttaacacacaaaaaaaatagtaacaaaaaatatgcactatattatttgttattaataaacattgtaATTTAGCACTcaaaaaaattagcaacaaaaaatacacagGTCAACTTGCGTAGgctgtaaaaattattgcacacTGTGCAGCATTTAGTCTACAAGAGCAAGGATCAACGGTAAATTGCGCACTTACTACAAGAGAGCGACACAGCaaaaggagagagagagagggaaaaAAAACTGCAGCGACGAcgagacacaaaaaaaatgtacagaCGCGACGAAAATTAACTACGCAAcagctttagctgctgtttattaataatatattaatgcactttattattattcattaattAGCATTTAGGGCAGCTTAGCGCAATGCAAATAAGCGATACACACAACGAACATTAATTAAGTAACACGCCGAAGATCACTTTGACTTTCACGATGtacattaataatatatttatgctctttattaataattattaacttacACTTGCACACATTGCAATTTACCACAGgaaataaattagcaacaaaaaaaacgcaGCTTGCTTAGTGGGTGCcgcattgaaaatgaaatcaagtgaacaagcatttaaatgtgAGTTTTCAATTTGTCTTTAGTCTACAAGAGCCGGAATCAACGGTAAACGAAATGCGCACTTacaatgagagagagagagagacacagcAGAAATTTGAGAGCGCAatgcacacacaagcaaaagcttgtgcaacaaaaactgcGCACATGGAAGTCAAATTGCGTAggcaatacaaaattattgcgCACTGTGCAGCATCAAGGATCAACGGTAAACGAACTGCGCACTTACTACAAGAGAGCGGCAatgcacacacaagcaaaagcttaagGCTCACTTTGATTTTAAAGAAAcacattaataatatatatatatgcactttattattagttattaattaaaccTTGCACTAAcacaatgcaatttaaataaattagcaacaaaaaaatagctCATGGAAGTCAACTTTCGTAAGccttaataaattattgcccactgtgcagcaTTTAGTCTACAAGAGCAAGGATCAACGGTAAACGAATTGCGCACTTACTACATGAGAGTGGCGTAGTAAAAATTTGAGAGCGCAATGCGCAAGTTCAAAAGCAAGTgctaagcaatatttaaagtgatttgttaataattatgcattaatataatGTAATTGTGCGTGGGTGCAAAGTCTCATTGAGCTGGAGCCATAGCGCTTCTTCGTCGCGtttcgttgtgtgtgtgtgttgctatttttttttttacgcaaatttaaatgcgcaaaTGCAAGTGCTAAGCAATAAGCAATCAttaaagtgtttttttttaataaatagttaatgtaattatgcattaattaataattacgcATTAATATAATGTCAATATGCGTGTGTGCAGTCTAATTGCGAAGTCACCTTGAGTTGGAGCGCTAGCGCTCCTTCGTCAGTtcgctgtgtgtgcgtgtgtgtgttttttttttctagaggcaaattgcagctgtgtTAGTGTGCTGCGCTGCAAAAGTCtgcaagtgtttttttttgttgctttttctttCTGTGCTTTGTGCTGCGTTCCCTTGGTGCGCCATCTTAAGTTGCGCTCTCTTGCAAGCTGCGCTCTCTTACAAGCTGCGCTCTCTTACATGCTGCGCTCTCTGGCTCTCTGGTTCTCTTCGACGGTAAGTCGCGCTTTTTTCTTTGCCTGTGTTAGATCtttctcaattttttttgtgcgtgCGCCGCCTAAGCTGTTGCAACTCTCAGCTTTTGTCACGTATGTATTATGAATTTAGCTTTTGGCTGGCTTATGTGAAGTACGTCAGGCTTTAGTCCAATGTTTAATGTTATAGCAGTCAGCTCGCTTCCTCGAACTGCTTGCGGTTTGTTTTAAAGGCAATTAAATGATTGAAGTACATGTTttggcagcaataaataataaaaaaataaataaatgaaattaaataataaataaataaaattaaatcaagtaataataaattaataaataataaaatatttcaatttaatttcaatatgcaTGCGCCTTTGCTTGCACCGCAGCTGAAAAAAACAAAGTCGACTGTgtcaacaatttcaaattttggggcagctacaataattttgatataaacaaaaattttcttttaataaaaattctttagatGATTGTTGGCgcgcaatatttaattttgcaacaatttggcaaCAGTTTGAATAAAATTCTAAGCGAGCTATGAATCGCGCTCTGTGTAAGTGACTTGAGTTATGTAGCAGAGTGTAAgctaacattaaaataaatcaaaacagaTGTGCCATGCAGCATTTACTCAAGGCGCCAGAACGCGGACGTCTTTCGAAATGATCCATTCAAAATTCAATCGTACAACTTTCGTTATGCGGATAAGCCGGTGCATCTAATGTCGCATTATCAGCGCACgcaagccacgcccacattgacgccaccaccacccaaGCCGCCCACATTTGAAACCTATTactataataacaaatttaagcagcgcACTGAGCCAAAGCCGAGCAGCAATTTTGTGGAATATCGACGACGCAGTTTGCTGCCAGATTTTCAATCCATAGCTAGTGCCGCGCCAACGCCCATAAAGGTGAGGGCGGAGCCCCGGAAgatgccgccgctgctgagcagctgctgccagcgcgATGAGTATCAAAGCATGCGACGTGGCCAAAGCGTCACCACCATgcgccagagcagcagccagagcgtGGGGCAAGTGCGACGCGGCAGCGCCAGCTACAGCAATTTGAGGCAACAACCAGTGGCGAGGAGCAGCCCGTCCAGCTCCACCTTCAAACTCTGTGGCAAgcgaagcaacagcagcggctgcgCCATTAACATAAACATAGGTGCACTCGACGCACACAGCGAGGTGGACAAGAGTGTGCGCATAGAGATTGACACCAAAGTGAGTGAGGATAAGATGGGCGCACGTTGTAGCACTGAGAGTTTTGTCATTGACAAGCGGCTGAGCAAGTTTTTGGTGCAGTCAACGacgcagcgtcagcagctggAGCGAGATGAGCGGCacgagcaactgcagctgcagcaggagcGACGCTGGCGTCAACACGAGCGTGAGCGTCAACGTGAGCGGGAGCGTGCGCTGGATGAGCAGCGACTGCAGGCActagagcgagaaagagagcgagatcgactgcggctgcagcagcgcgaAACGCAGCGGCGAAGAGAGCAGGAGCGTGAGCGGGAGCGACTGAATCGACAGCCAATGAGAGCAATGTCCATGCCGAATCCGGTGTTGGCGCCTGTGGTAATAATGAGCTCGCATTTGCAGCGTGTGACCTCCAATGATCGACTGCCGGGCATGGTGCCCTGCTTTGTGCACAGCTCACGGCGAGCCGAGCGACTGCAGCAAAGCACCAGAAGATTAAGCACACTCAAGCAGCCCATTGCACCTCAATCTCCAAGGCAAAGTGCTCCCCCCGCCGCTCCGCCTGCTGCTCCAATCGTTTTGGAGCGTCGCAGTtccggctgcagcagcaacatcaatgcCAGCGTTCGTGCCTCAGATAGCAATGCGAGCTTGCGTCGTTTATCTGCCACACGTTTGAACGAGCGCAAGCTGCTTAATCTTCAAGTGAATGGTGTTCCAGTCAAAGCCAATCCCTCCATACATACGCGACTCAACAATCTGCCCATACGCATTACCACATCCCGTCCAGCGGGCGATGATTTGCGCTTCTCGCTTAACCAGGTGCGCaatcagcagcgcagcgactCGCCGCTGGTCACAGCTCGTCGCTCTCCCTCACGCACGTCCACGATCGCTCCCTGCAGTGTCAACATCAATGTCTATGCGGatcagccacgcccactgcgtttataaattgttaacactTAAAATTTGGCTGcactgcaaacaaaagtttgctaataatgttaattaaatttaaatatttaagcattattaacaaacttttgtttgtaGTGCAGgctaatgaaaaaaaaatattttgttaatcttatacgcaaatataatttgtttctaACAATCAAGTgggaaataaattttaataaattacagaCAAAATTATGAACAAAAAAT
Proteins encoded in this region:
- the LOC108600034 gene encoding putative uncharacterized protein DDB_G0271982, with the translated sequence MNRALYVPCSIYSRRQNADVFRNDPFKIQSYNFRYADKPVHLMSHYQRTQATPTLTPPPPKPPTFETYYYNNKFKQRTEPKPSSNFVEYRRRSLLPDFQSIASAAPTPIKVRAEPRKMPPLLSSCCQRDEYQSMRRGQSVTTMRQSSSQSVGQVRRGSASYSNLRQQPVARSSPSSSTFKLCGKRSNSSGCAININIGALDAHSEVDKSVRIEIDTKVSEDKMGARCSTESFVIDKRLSKFLVQSTTQRQQLERDERHEQLQLQQERRWRQHERERQRERERALDEQRLQALERERERDRLRLQQRETQRRREQERERERLNRQPMRAMSMPNPVLAPVVIMSSHLQRVTSNDRLPGMVPCFVHSSRRAERLQQSTRRLSTLKQPIAPQSPRQSAPPAAPPAAPIVLERRSSGCSSNINASVRASDSNASLRRLSATRLNERKLLNLQVNGVPVKANPSIHTRLNNLPIRITTSRPAGDDLRFSLNQVRNQQRSDSPLVTARRSPSRTSTIAPCSVNINVYADQPRPLRL